A genomic stretch from Erysipelothrix sp. HDW6C includes:
- the rpsD gene encoding 30S ribosomal protein S4, with protein sequence MATVNGPVWKKARRLSFSILETGKELQRRDYAPGQHGKARRPKLSNYGLQQREKQRIRFTYGVTEKQFYNTFSKAVKLEGVAGHNFLFMLESRLDNVVYRMNLSRTRRGARQLVNHGHILVDGKKVDIPSFQVKPGQTIEVKETSRSMASIKEAMEASVGTVAYVTFDADKMKGEYVRLPERSELNQEINEALVVEFYNR encoded by the coding sequence ATGGCAACAGTTAATGGTCCAGTATGGAAAAAAGCGCGTCGTTTAAGTTTTTCAATCTTGGAAACAGGAAAAGAATTACAACGTCGTGATTACGCCCCAGGGCAACACGGAAAAGCACGTCGTCCAAAGTTATCAAACTACGGATTACAACAACGTGAAAAACAACGTATTCGTTTCACTTATGGTGTAACAGAAAAACAATTCTACAACACTTTCTCAAAAGCTGTTAAATTAGAAGGCGTGGCAGGTCACAACTTCTTATTCATGTTAGAATCACGTTTAGACAATGTTGTTTACCGCATGAACTTATCACGCACACGTCGTGGTGCACGTCAATTGGTAAACCACGGTCATATCCTTGTTGATGGAAAGAAAGTAGATATTCCTTCATTCCAAGTAAAACCAGGACAAACAATCGAAGTTAAAGAAACTTCACGCTCAATGGCATCAATTAAAGAAGCTATGGAAGCATCAGTTGGAACAGTAGCATACGTTACTTTCGACGCTGACAAGATGAAGGGTGAGTATGTTCGTCTACCAGAACGTAGCGAATTGAACCAAGAAATCAACGAAGCACTTGTTGTTGAATTCTACAACCGTTAA